A window of Clostridia bacterium genomic DNA:
TATATCATGGTATATAGATGCTAATGACAAAATGGATTTATTAATATCAGATTGATCACCAGATAAATACAATAAGCAATTGCTAAGTAACAATACTCTTTTCGCATGACATATCCCATGAATACCATTAGGATCTTTAAATAAACATAGATGTATTCTATCCATGAACGCCTTAATATACAGGTTATTTGCCAATACATTATTCAAAACTATAGGACAATCCTCTTCCATTGATTCCCTCACATAATAGACAAGATATGAGCATATATTACAAAATGTTTTAAAATTTATAAATTACACTGCTACCACTACACACGACAAGTTATTAAGTTATATACAACATTCTAGTAATCATCTGGAGTACTATACTATTTCATTTGTCTTTAACACAATCTCCAAAGCTACAATAATCCGCCTCATATCACCAAAACACATACGTTTTATTTCCGCGTGCCTTTTATGCCTGTCAATCTTCTTTATTACGCTTTTCCGGCCCTGCAACAGCCCAGAAGTAACAACTACCTTATCCCCTGCTATAAATCCTTCTGAATCTTCTACAATATAGTCGTCATTACAGAATCCTAACAGAAAACTCTTCTCATCATTGCGCAATTTCATATAGCTAATATTTTCACTTCCAAGTATTTTAAATATGCACTTTGAAAACCTCACATATTATATGTAAGATTTGCAAATGATCTTTCCTATAAAATTGAATCAGTGAAAACATATCCTGGAAACATTGGTTTAAGAAATTCTGAAGTAACCTTTGAATTCTTGAAAATCATTTTGACTTGGGGAATAAATGCTACAGACTCATCTTTATCAAATAACTTATTTAAAAAATTGCAGGCTGTTTGTTCACTACCCACTTTTACATTAAATACATACCAATTACTCATCAAACTCCTCCTCAAGACACAGCTTCGCTCATTCATTTATTTTAAAAATAAACTACGAGAGTATTTACTGTATTTTCCTTATCATCAGCTAACGAGGCTAAGCTACGATTATTGAACGATAAGTGCTTGTAAGAAGCTTGATATTATCAAACATTTGAACAATGTCATGTTTGGTAATCATATCATTTTCATATTAGCAGAAAATGTAACATATTTCAATAATTCTCTGGATATATTTTCTTTTTTTTGAATATGGTCTCTTTTTTATGCTATTAGCGACAAAAAAAGACTACATTCCAAGGATTTTTTGGACATAGCCTTATATACCGATTTATTGCTGTTTACCATATTTCTATCTGTACCTAGTAATAAACTTACCTATCCCCGGATCATAGTACCTCGCCCTCAAATAAATCGTGCCTGTTTCCTTATCGAAGTACTCCCCGCAATACCTGAACACGTTGGTATCATTCTGGTCAAGGTTCTTTTCATTATCAAAGGCATCATAATCGTAACTCTTGATAACATTTCCATCTGTTCCAGTTAATCGTACCACATCACCATGAGCATTGAAAAGCATGTACTTCCTGTTATTTCCTGTCCCATCTCACTATAGACTAAATTGCAGTTTAAGGCTGTCTAGTTTGGTGTACGATAGTATCTTTGGATACCACCATTTAAGAGATATACATAGTATCACCCTGAAGCAGGCTATTTTACAGCTGTTCAGGGTGATTTATACTGTGTATTATTGTTCAAGGATGTTCAAATTGTTAATTGGGTCAGGTTGCTCAATTGATATCATGTATGGCAAGGCTGGTATTCTGTACTATGTAAGGCTTCTGGCTATTATGTCCGATGTGATACCCTTGGTCTATTTTGTTTCCCAATATCATTCCCGGCGCGACATTTTCCTTTATTCTTCAATGCCTTTTACCATTTTTATGGATACCTTTACTCACTATTATTGATATATGTCCCCTGCAATGTCTCCACCTCTTTGCTTTTATATGCATCAACCACTTATCAACTGTAGTTTCTATAAATGTAAGCGCTAAATAAAACGGCGCATAACATTTTAGCCATCTATATGGGATAATATCTCCAAAAATATCTTTAGACTTTTTAGAGTTTTTCAACATCTGGTCAAAAAAGTCTGAACTGGCTAAAGGAGGCCATCCCAAATGGACAAAATCACAGACGCCAAAGCCGAATTCCGGCTAAGGCAGTGGACTCAAATCATCCAGACATGTCAGACTAGCGGCATGACAGTAGCGGGCTGGTGCAGGCAGAATAATATTAATCCAAAAACATATTACTACTGGCTCCGCAGGATTCGCTCCAAAGCATGTGAATCGAGAGAAATCATAACCCACGCCAATAACCAGCCGATTGTACCTGTGGCGTTCAAGCAAACAATGGTATCGGCAGCTATCACTATCCACTTGACTTCTGTTTCCGTTGATATTCATAACGGAGCTTCCAGGGATACAATTGAGGCCGTTATGGCAGCTTTGAAAAACATATGTTAGGCGATATATCCAGAGCAGAAGATATTTACATTGTCTGTGGATATTCCGACATGCGCAAGTCAATCGACGGATTTGCTGCTATTATAAAGGGAACCTTTGGTATGGATCCATTCTCTCCAAGTTTGTTTTTGTTCTGTGGAAAAAGAAGAGATCGGCTCAAAGCCCTCTACTGGGAGGGTGATGGTTTTGTCCTGCTATACAAGCGTCTGGAAAACGGGAGTTTTAAATGGCCCCGTACACCGGAACAGGTAAGGCAGCTTACCCAGCAGGAATTCCGGTGGCTTATGGAAGGGCTGACAATCGATCAGCCGAAGGCTATCCGTGGAGCGAAACCAGGTGAAATCTACTGATAGAAAAAATGCCTAAAAACCTTCATTTTACTGTATTTTAGCTGGATTTCCCAATCGATATATGGTACAATATATGTATGCAAAAGATCGATTTTACAGGGCTTTCGCCAGATCAAACTGAATATGTTTCCTCTCTGGAAAAGACGGTGGAAAACCAACAGATTCGTATTGAATAACTCACAGAGCTTCTTGCCAAATTACAAAAAGCTGTATATGGTCAATCCAGCGAAAAGCGGCGTTATGTTTTTGGTGAAGAAAGCGATCAGATTTCTCTTTTCAATGAAGCGGAAGTTGAAGCCGGAAACAAGGCCGAAGAGCCTACTGTACAGACCATAGTGGCGGCATATGCCAGAAAACCCAAGCGAACCAAGGAAGAACTGGCTGAGTCGGTACCCGTGGTGGAGGTTGTTTGTGACCTGGATGAAGACAAACGTACCTGCGGTATATGTAATGCGGAACTTCGGTATTTGGGCAAAGAACATGTTCGGGATGAACTGGAGATCATACCTGCTCAAGTACGTTTGTTGAGGTATATCCGCTTTAATTACGTATGTACAGTGTGCGAAGATGAAACAGGAGATGCCAACATTGTCAAAGCTCTGGTTCCAGCACCAGTGATGAAGCGTAGTCTTGCTTCTGCGTCAACCGTAGCCTACGTCATGTATCAGAAATATGCAAATGGAATGCCTTTATACCGGCAGGAAAAAGACTGGGCCAACCAAGGAGTGACACTTTCCAGAGCCACTCTGGCCAACTGGATTATACGACCAAGCCACGAATGGCTGGAGCCGATGTACAATACCATCAAGAAGAATCTGATTACCGAACCGCTGATCCATGTGGATGAAAGCGTCTTACAAGTTTTAAAAGAGCCCGGCCGTAAAGCAACAACAGAATCACGAATGTGGGTCTACACTTCAGGTCGAAGTCCGACTCCAGCTATTTTATTTGAATACCAGCCGACACGATCCGGACAACACGCCCGAAGGTTTCTGGAGGGTTTTTCAGGTTACCTTCAAACAGATGGCTATAGTGGCTATAATGCAGTACCTGATGTCATACATTGTGGATGTTGGGCTCATTTGCAGCGCAAATTTGAAGAGGCAATCCCTGACGGAGTTGATGCAAAAAGTTCCAAGGCGGCTATTGGATATGATTATTGCAATCGTTTATTTGACATGGAAAAGAAATGGGTGGAATTATCTGCTGAAGAGCGGCATGAAGAGCGGCGAAAGCACGCAAGACCTCTGCTTGATGAGTTCT
This region includes:
- a CDS encoding IS66 family insertion sequence element accessory protein TnpB, whose product is MDKITDAKAEFRLRQWTQIIQTCQTSGMTVAGWCRQNNINPKTYYYWLRRIRSKACESREIITHANNQPIVPVAFKQTMVSAAITIHLTSVSVDIHNGASRDTIEAVMAALKNIC
- the tnpB gene encoding IS66 family insertion sequence element accessory protein TnpB (TnpB, as the term is used for proteins encoded by IS66 family insertion elements, is considered an accessory protein, since TnpC, encoded by a neighboring gene, is a DDE family transposase.): MLGDISRAEDIYIVCGYSDMRKSIDGFAAIIKGTFGMDPFSPSLFLFCGKRRDRLKALYWEGDGFVLLYKRLENGSFKWPRTPEQVRQLTQQEFRWLMEGLTIDQPKAIRGAKPGEIY